Within Mercenaria mercenaria strain notata chromosome 15, MADL_Memer_1, whole genome shotgun sequence, the genomic segment ATGAAAAAGATAGATATCGATTACAGGATGGACTCCTCGCCGTGCACACGGGAAATTATGATTACGTAATACTAAGTGCATTGCGATATAAGTTAGTAAATGTTGATTGCATGGTTTTGCATTAGAGGGTAAATTTCGATTAATATCCTTGCCAATAAGGTAAAGTTTGTAAGTACAAAAAGTGAATGAACATTACTATTGTAAATAGGTTAATATAGATAACAGAATCTGCCATTTGCTCACAAGAAAAATGCTGATTACAGTCACCATACAGTTACAACTTTGTAGGCTCGATTAAGGATGTAcgatcgaattttttctaacgttaagaatattttcatactCTATGAGCTTGAAGAGcattagttttcaagacaaacaagagaagaaaaacataggtcaccaaactcgttttaattttatagggcattttctacacccactgtttaaggatttctgaaattttgtaaaattgaaaaaatgattgtactttataaaacatataatatcccatttaatgttatagggatctcatgtcttacaggttgatatgaatacaaggtgatgtcagtattatataagcataaatgtcacaaacaaatctcttccatttttacatgttgacataattacctcacccactttattttcaatggaaaaatgtatttagatctacaaaaacatttctgacggtaagattttaaaaatattttgcatctttaatgacgcacaaaaatgctttaaaatggaagaaaaaaagTAGGGTCACCGTGCATTTAAGagatttatgaagaaaaaactgtcaacaactggtgaattttgatactttttgttcttttttatttaatttatattttccagataaaataaagagatattttgaaaaaaaattatttcaattatagcttatcattatatgtatcagtcaggaaaatatcaaaacgaaacctgatctactttcatagatatttgaaattacctacccctaccccgttgtaaaacttacgtcaattttagacaaatgccagccaaaaataagggtgaaaatttttttttcgcaaaaagcagaatctatttgcttaaatggtactttattagccatattttaataatttagcattaattttcggcAAAACTATAGTTGGAAGGCAATATTTGaaggaacatttttcaaaatggcggatatcctgaaaaaaaaacgctcgtacatccttgaAAAGAAATATGTTGAATCTCAGATTTTTAACTGTTATCCCAATACAGATTATCAAGCTAATGACAATGACTTTGTTTGTGATATTAATGGTAAACACATTCCCGCCTATCTGCGATGCATCTATGACATTGACGAGACTGGTTTTCCTGTCGGCTGCAAAGATGGAAGTCATTTAGACAATTGTGGTAAGTAAACCGCTTTTTTTAGTAGTGTGAAAGATGCGTCGTTCATATGTCATCCCCTCCGATGATTTAGCACAAGAATTTACCAAACTTTCAGGAATCAGTCATTAAAAAATGATATGGAATTTGACCAGACACATTTAATACCATGACATATTTCGTCAACTTTGTCCAATTAAATTTTGTTGTCAGCCTGTCTAAGATTAAAAAGAAGCTGTCAGTGAAATACGGAGAGCAAGACAACAAACCAGTACCCTCTAGACAGGAGAAACTTGTAGTCGGCTAATATTCGGTTAATActcaattattttgaaaatagcaTTATAATCTACAAGCAAATAAGCATACCTTTAACTTATTTGAAACATATAACCAAACCGacataaaatgaatgaacaaaatttgCTTTAAACTGTTCTTGACGGGTAGAATTAAACAATACTTATTGTCCATATACTTATTGTTCATTTCGATTAAGTaatttaatttttgtacatattgCTCAAACAAATTAGATGAACAAAGCAAtatgttttcattcattttttgttttattccatttaaaGACAAATTTGAATGTCCTCGAAATACAGTAAAATGTCCCGACAGTAACTGTATTCCACAACGATATCTTTGTGACGGGGTGTTACAGTGTCAAGGAGGGGAAGATGAGGAAAGCTGTGGTAAGTTGTTCTCTGCAAAATTTTACCTTGTTTGTGTTTGCATTTTTGCGTAAACATCAATGTCAAACTGCCGTATGATTTCATTTTAGAGAGCCTGAGATTTGGAAAATCTTATTTCACTCTTCATGTCCCAAAGGACCATTTCCAAGAATGACGCGTTCGAAAACTgattcaattaaaataatttgcatACACTATAGCATACAAATTTTCAAAGGAAGCATTATAGAATACAAATTATAAAACGTTAAAAACATGAAGCAACTGGTTTACTTGACAATTCTAATACGTTAAGAATATAAGTTTAGGCATTCGCCTACTAATAGAGTAATCACGAACAAAATAGTTGTCAGCCGATATAACCTTGTTCTTATATAGttaatcatttattaaaattgttGCCAGTACATAAAGGATCAGAACGAAACACAGACACGTGAAATAGGTTTCTTCCTTGAAAACGCAAGCCCAAttccatttcataattttatttgattCGAGCCCTGCTGGTGTCGTCAAGTGAAGATAAACTATATCTTTGGCTTGCAGatagttggtggttctacctgaATATCAGCAAACGTTTGAAAACAGTAACTTCGTCCGCTATAAATAATTGCAAATTGCCATACGAACTAGAACAAATGTTTGTTAATAGTATGTACACAGAAATTATTGTTGTTAAACTGATTCGAATTCACATGTTAAATATCAGATCATATCcttgtaaataaattatttcaagtaaactcaaatattttataaaatttataaagtttatataaattctttcaaatatcaaatgtcaaatatcgtcgttataaatataaaaattcagGCTGTAGCCCGTCGAAAAATGAGATACTCATCATTCATGACGAAGAAAGTTCAAACGGTCCGCCGATAGCTCAGTTTGCTAGACAGTTCAGCACACATGAAAACATCGTACGGATACTGGGTTACAAAGCATCGAGACCTTTACAAGCGTTCGGTATCAACAAAATTGTCCTTGAAATATGCGACAAAGAAATTAGCCATGTACCAGATATTGAAACATCGTTTGAATGCCGTTACAAAATCATGGCAAGGGAACTGTTAGAATctatacattttacaaatgatGAGATCAAAGGGGTTATTTTTATTCAAAGTAGTGAAATATCAAAAGAGGTCATCAATGAAATGTTAGAAAAAGTACCTTTCTTGGAACCTGACCTTAGAATTTACAAAGTAACTGAGAATTTCAATACGTCATACGCTTCCAAAGTCCACATGCCTATATCAAAAGTTTTTGACGTACGAGTAAAAAGATGGCGAGTTCTGACGGGAGTAGGTGCAGAGTATTTTAGCGAAATATGCAAAGGTACGTTGTTTCACCACAGTGATGTTATGGACATTTTACAGCCTATTTAAACTTTGATATTaaggttaatatgaatattttcaatatacaaaCGTAAATGCTTTATTCTTTGGGTCGTAGCTTaaaaaattgaactttatttgatTTGCACATCCTTGCGCCATGGAATATGAAAATTGGAGAAGTGTAATTCTTTGCACTTGTCTATTGGTCTGTCTGTAGAAATGATACGTAAGATTTGTTTGCTGAACTAATATTTTGATACAAGTACGATTCAATTGATAGTATGAATCTTAATAGTTTTCAGcatcatcatttttatcattgcCATCAACAAAAGTGAGTCAGTGAAATATTCTCATTCGTTTTTTCTTGAATATGGACAAAATATTTAACAGCAAAAATAATAACATGTATATCTTAGTCAAAATAAATGATGGATGGGACAGCAAACGTGCATTGCCAAAACAGAAGACACGAGCGTTGGCAAGGATTGTCTCATTAAACAACCCACAAAATCACGGAGAAAACTAGCATTTCACGGGGGAAATAGTTAgtttacatgatttacaagttAAGGTGTTCACAAACCAGATTGTCCCTCTGGAAACCTGAATAATGCCATTTATATACGATTGCTTTCTATAACAAAGTATCATTAGCTATTGGACTCACacgtgcgtcggcgtcggcgtcccgatttggttaagttttagtatgtaagctggtatgtcagtaaccactaatgggaatggattgaaacttcacatacttgttcactgtgatgaactaacttacattgcacagtttccataactctattttgcattctttacagaattatgcccctttttcgaaatgtttggttaagtttttgtatgtaagctggtatctcagtacccacttatgggaatagattgaaacttcacacacttgttcactgtcatgatctgacatgcactgtgcaggtcccacgactctactttgctttttttcaaaattatgcccctttttcgacttagcagtttttgcagtttttggttaagtttttgtatgtaagctggtatctcagtatccactaatgggaatggattgaaacttcatacacttgttcactgtcatgatctgacatgcactgtatagtTCCCATGACTTTACtttgcattgttttcaaaattattcccctttttcgtcTTAGTAGTTTTTTGGTTACGTTTTgcttgtaagctggtatctcagtatacAGTAATAGGAaaggatttaaacttcacacacttgttcactgtcatgatctgacatgcactatgcAGGTCCTATGACACTACTTTgcacttttttcaaaatgattcCCCTTTtacaacttagcagtttttggttatattcttatatttaagccggtatctcagtacccacttatgggaataaattgaagcttcacacacttgtccactgtcataagctgataaggactgtgcaggttccataaaaacaaagacaaatatcaaacagggaatgccacgtaccaaaatcgcagcctccccaaaacgaaacctacagcacgcagacgtgcacaccacaaacacatacacatgcacacacacaaagccatcACACGAAAActaaacgaacaaacaaaggaacacacatacatacacgcgcacacacacaaagcctacacaagaggacaatacgaacaaacaaaggaacacagtggggcaccgccttggaacggtcagtggcaaaaacaccactggggagcttaaaccggtttatggtgcgcacccaacctcactcttaccccccaacatgttccaaagacacgggacagtgtaaataaaagtaatcccctccaggtgaatctctaacatacgtaatggaaacaaaaaggcatggcaagtaaaacacaaaaatgctcgtgtataaaaatataaaaagcaaacctttagaaccaaaaacgcatgtactcaatgccttttcagaagacagagcaacaagagaaacacccttaaagacccgacgaaacaggccaaaagacagatatcaaaacagttcagtcctggtaggatttaaaaactgcttatcgtagagtcctccccctcttccgtcagacacaatcaaagtaGCCTGTttcctatttttacaaaattatgcccttttttcgacttttatattcaatCAATTGGCAAGGCTGCTGAATAGTCGAGCGATGCTGTCCtacaacagctcttgttttagataTTAGTttgattattggttttattattcagacatgattcataaagtctttattattattataagtattATCTTATGTAAAAAGAAACGCGTGTTTGTCATATGTTTTATTACTTGCTTTGGTAACTGTCGTTGAAATCAAAGTGATTGTAGAGGTAGATCAAGTGGAGTTCATCTTTAAATTTCCATCCCGAAACAGACATTTTAGCTACCATTTTATTTCATGGATGTATGTTTATCAATTTTGGCGACATGTCCTCCTTAGCGGATTCTGACAATATCTTTACTACTGATATGtcattatttgtatttataaaacatatttaagaaaaaattgataaactgttaCAACTTCCGTGCAGTCAGACAAAGATCTGCACTCTTCGCCATTCAttctgtatttgttttgtaagcactacttttaacagttactggttctgtcaaaattgaaagatggaaaagttcattatgaAAATTAGAAATTTAACAAGGTAAGGGTTAACAACCCattgtcacacttcatttcagtATCCACGAAAGTACATTGTCCAGACGGATACAAGTGCGCTTCGAGTAAAACGTGTATACCAACAGAGCAAATATGTGATGGATTCAAAAACTGTTTACATGGAGACGATGAAGTTCTCTGTGACTTTCAATGTCCATACAAATGTAAATGCGtcggatttatttcaaattgCAGTGCTACAGACTTCAATATAACGAAGTTGCATACAATCTCAAAGAATACACGTTCTCTTGATTTCAGTTTAAACAAGAAACTCAGTCCACTCTTAGAGGAATCAATGCTTAATATTCGGGCATTATCAGTCTTGAGTCTTTCAGGTTGTGACATAGAACGGTTATCCCGCTATGCATTTGAGAGAATCAAGAACTTGCTGTCTCTGGATTTAAGTTTTAACAATCTAACCACAATCTCAAGTTATGTCTTTAACAGCCTGAAACATCTTACAATCCTTAATCTTCGAGGTAATTTTCAGCTATCAGTAATTGAGATACATGCTTTTGCCGGTCTGAGCCTTATTCAAAACTTGGACTTGGCAAACGCTAAACTGGTAAAAGTTAGGACAGACACATTTTCTGGACTGAAACTTAGAAAACTGGATTTGTCAAATAACAAACTTGAGGAATTAGAAGACTTTTCCTTTCGCGACTCATCAATCGAAGACATCAATTTCAAAGGAAATGATATCAAATACTTCAACAAAGAAATTTTTACTGGATTAATCGGTTTGAAGAAACTGAAAACGCCTGCTTTCAAATTCTGCTGCATTCGACCTAATTATGTTCAGGAAGTAGATTGCTACCCACAAAAAGATGAATTTTCATCTTGCGACGATCTTATGCGACATtctgttttgcagtttttgaTATGGTTAATTGGAATAACAGCGTTTCTTGGAAACTTCTTCACAGTCATTTATAGAGTGAAATACGACAGGAAAAGGTTGAAACTAGGTTTTGGCATATTTGTCACAAATTTGGCAGTGGCGGATTTTCTGATGGCTATTTATCTCATTATCATAGCCGTAGCTGATTCTGCATTTAGGAAAAGGTATTTTACAAATTGAATTGTTTTTGATTACTAGTTTCGTTGATTAAATTCttctttaactgtttaagcttttCCCTCAGTTTATATCTATTTTCCAGCAATAATACTCTATCTATCAGTCGATTTTACGATATTGAAAGATATCACTGAATACTGAATATGAATTTGTACACAAGTAGAAGTTGTCTTTGCCTTTGTTCTTTAGTTTAATTCTCTTGTTGTTCTTGTTGCttgtgttgttgttatttttgttattcaattgaaggtcaaaataaaataagtttacatGACAATAAAATAAGTTCATATGACAATGAAAAAAGTTTACATGACATCTTGTTACGAACTCTTTATTTGTTATCTCCACCAAATAAAGAATCTATTACTATCTTGTCATCTTCAtcattaatattataattattaataatactattactattattattattattattaagctTATGTCTGTTACTTCCAGTGCTAGATTATCTTCCTTTTCCCTTATATATGTTcctaaatatacaaatgtacaaaagaagaaaacaaattacaaaaaaaagactTTCTGCACTAGTTTCATATTGAAGTGTATTTTTAAATGAAGCGCGAGAAATATATGTTCCCTGTTGCCTTGCTATATAGAAATACCGTCATAGCGTtgactttttataattgacttaCCGTTAGGGATTTTTCTCTGGTTATAAGCACTAAGAAACGAAGTGCGCGCGCAAATatcaatgtatttgtttttatccTGTTACATGGAAAACTATCTTAACTCTTGTAGTTTAACTTATTACATCATAAACGTTTTGAAATGAGTAAGTAAACAGGaaatgaaatacagaaatatgtCCTTAAAATATCACGGTATCGCATCTGAAACTCTGAAGTAACGTCTAATACCTATTTTTGCCGTTACCATAATATTATGCtgtattatttttcaactgatatacTATAGCATAAACGTTTGCTTGAATATCAAAAAAAGGAATTCTCGCAAGTACTGGTAGGCTACGTTTAGTGTCAAAAAGCGTCAGGGTGGCAAAATTCAGAACAAAGTTGACATCATTAAGAACATAGAATTTCTACCAAAGTATATACATACTTACTTATAAAACAAACTCGTTGGCATTGGCGGTTAAACGGGTTGTATACCAAACATGTGTATGTCTAAGTCAGAAACAAAGaagttatttgtaaaatgtttctgaACTGCTTTATTAATGTACTGCATGCGTGTAAATAAAGAAATGTCactaatatttctttttaattgatTCTATTCTGAATAAATTTGCAAAACCTTTTTAACTAAATTCTAAAGGAAGCTACCCTTAAATATcacctaattttcagagtttATGTTTGATTTCTTTTGAGGATTTTTTCCCTGTGTTGCATAAGTAACTAAAATTATAATCATCAATTAAACTTTATGTTGGAAATAGTTTAAGGTTCTGACATTATTTCCAGTTCTATAACTGGCCTATTACATAAAGTAAGTACTTAAGTGTATTTCGATATCATCTTATTTAAAACACAACAGCCAACTTGCACTCACTCGCCATTTTATGCGAAAACTACAAACAATCCTATCTGATATCGAAGAATAGCCGTTATGTTCCAGTGCATgcgttttaattttatttgttcaatttgtgctgttattattatgtacattttgtttAGTTTTCAGCTTATTCCTATAAATTCATcaatacatattttgtttatttttaagatatatcttCGTGGACGACTACTGGAGACAGAGTTTTTGGTGTAACCTTGCTGGGATACTGTCTACTATTTCTTCAGAAGCCAGCATTCTTTTTCTGTGTCTTATAACCTTAGACAGGCTACTAGTCATCAAGTTTCCCTTTGGTGGTGCTAAAATGTCCCCAGACAAGGCCGTCACTTGTGTTATTTCCACGTGGTTGTTTTCTACTAGTGTCGCCATATTTCCTGTTGCATACGAAGGGTATTTCAAAAACGAATTCTACTCAAAATCAGGAGTTTGTATCGCTCTGCCGTTAACAAGAGATCGCCCGTCTGGGTGGGCTTATTCTCTCACAATCTTTGTTTGCCTGAATTTCGTCACATTTCTATTGGTTGCAGTTGGGCAATTGTCTATTTTTATTGAGATACGCAAATCTGCCGGAATTGCCACTTCTGTAGAATCTGCAAGAAAGAGGGATTTGAAAGTTGCAAGAAACCTATTGCTAGTGGTAGCAACCGACTTTTTGTGCTGGTTCCCAATTGGAGTTCTTGGTAATTGGTTCCATATgaatataaatctgatattttaattcctgatttgataaaaaatgcgaagattgaaaaaaaaattgtttcaacttGTTTGCTGTATTTTTCGGATGTTTAAtcttaaaacaaatgttaatgaATGCTGTAAATATGAGCTGAAACTAAACATGCACTAGTATGACATCAGTAGTAATTCCAAAATAATTCAGGCAAAAACGTCGGTTACATGGAAAGATTTATGGTATCAAACACAatcaaatattgagaaaatggaaaaaaacacaAAGTTATATCATTGAAATAGTAATTACAACTAATTAATTCTAGCCACCGGAGATTGTTTACGTCGGCTCTGgtcattatatgtatataattaccTAGTAGGGGCAATGTTATATAAGAGCAAACTGATATCAAGTGTTTACTTAAATTGATACTTTATTTAATTATTCAATTTGTGTGTAACTTTTCAATATTACTTCGTCAAATAATATGCAAACATCTTCAAAAATAAACTAACATTCATGGTTAAAAAGACAGATTTGCTACAtttatatgttttgaaattaatttccatattcttatttcaaacaaaattttacgATTCTTTACAGGAATGCTTGCACTGACCGGTTACGTGATTTCCGGCGAGGTTTACGCATGGGCAGCGGTCTTTATACTACCTGTCAACTCGGCCCTTAATCCAATTCTGTACACTTTGAGTGCAATTATAGGAAAGAAAGtaataaatctttttaaaatagaaatttatgtACAATATACCATAATCGTGTGTAGCCGTTTTACAAAAGTACAGTAACTCAAACTTTTATTGACGTTTTATCCTAAAATCGCATGCACGTGAAAATTTaagtttttgtaataattttattgcaatttaaatGCCCTCAATTTACATATCCGTAATAAAGTTCTTTGTAATAATACCATAGATGCTTTGTCTAAAAGTCACACGTACGTAATaatgttttgtaattttatatcattttctctATCACTAAAATATAACTTGATAAGTGTGAAAATGATTCAGATGTCGTCAAAATGTTTGGGTTAAATGTATATGacataatattttacacaaatgctgaatGATAAACAAAAGATAACGTGTCTTTAACTGAAAGAATAGGAGAAATACAAGGCAAACTCCATGCGTCTTTAATTGAGTAACACTTGATGAATTTTCCTTTCCTCAGACTTTTACATTGAATTATGCACATTATTGAACAAAATTGCTCTGACATTAACCTTTATTATATGTTTCTGATTCTCAGAGTTTCAATCCTAGTACAGACGAGCAGTCACTTACGAAGATAAGTAAAGGTTTGTTCTATTCCTAGTTGTTACTCAAACCGATTTTGCCAATACATCTTGGAGTTGATATGAATGCACTAATTTAAAGTTCTAAAAAGTACCGTAATCTAAAAATACAGATAGTGTCTTTAGTTCTACGGCATACGCTATGTAATGAAGATTTCTTCGAGCATTAAAGGTTATGTGTAGTTCTAGAGACGATTTTACCCTTTCTTACATATGTTTTGCTTAATTTCTTATCTTAATCATTCTTTAAAAGATACACGAATTCTTATTTGTAGAAACTGGCGAAAATGCGATTAGATGTTTCACCGCAAGCCGCCGACTAACGGCAAAGAAAACGCTCCCGAAGTTTCAAGGTATAAATGAACTTGAAGAAGAAGATATGCATATGACTGTAGATGCTATTCTAGCAGTTGCTGCAAAACTTGCCCAAACTCTGGACGCGACTCATTCTAATTCTTTGGGAATTAAGTGTCTAGACGTGACAACAGTCATCGTTGGCATTGCCAAAAAGAAGGTATCAATTATTTATCAGATATTTAATTCAGCTAACGTTTTCAATCCCAAGTCAATCCACTTATAAAGTGATGAATTAAAAATCTGAGTAAGAAACTAGGAAAGCGTTGTTTTTAAGTAATGCTGTTTTCAAAATGCAATCTGTATTATACTACTAGATATAAAACTCTATTATACCCGCACAAGGAATAACCTTAATTTCTCGGGGTCTGAAATGATAATCATGCTACGGCACAAAAATGTTGACGTTAATTAATTCTGTTAGAAGATGGCATGGGAGCGTAGGACACAACCTAGAAGAGCTATCTGTGTCTgattatgaaaagaaataaaacgtGTAACACCCTGACGTCCATTTGAAATGTGTAAAGATGAACTCTGTAATACAGAGACAACGAATGGACACCATAATCCTGAAGGACtaggaataataacaacaatGGGGAAAATTACAGGTCTCCTACCACTTTAGCGTAAATTTACAAATTAAGAacactttgtttatattttcaaacagcATTGTTTATTGgctttatttgtatatatgttttgttttctttcagctTACAGGAGCGGTGAAAATTAAAGGTGAGCCGTTTATTTCTTACAAACCGgaagataaaacaaataatatcaaCCAGCTAGGAGTACTGTTGAGGAGCCTTCTTGCTATGAGAGaaagaaaacttttattaaaataggTTGATTTCAACGTGAACATGTCAAACCAAAGGATCAATATTGACTACAAACATGTTTTTGCTAAATATaattgaaattgaattgaaacAAGCAACAGAATATCTTTCATCTGTTAAGCTTACTTTTGTAAGACATAAGACGTCTATTCTTTTAAGCTGTTGTCTATCTATGGTAATCAAGACACAATTAAGCGTCAGCTCGTGGAAGCACATACATATTTATTGTCACCTTTTTATCGACAATTTTAAATACTGATCCATACAAAAGATTGAAAAGGCTGGGTTTAAAATGTATACGGACTATATGAAACGATAattaaattattgttttgttatttaaaagttaatgttttgtagtgttaattttatatttatcaatgaGTTGCTTTTAAATGCGTATTTTATTTATAGGTATTGTCTTTTTGTAATAAGTGTATTCCTAATATAGTTTTGTTAAAGGCATTGTTCATGAAAGATGAAATGtcgtttatatatattttttttatttatttgtttcatcaGTGTTACTTTTATTCTGTTAAGCTTAGTTATGAATATTAATCTATTGTCTAGAACGTGTAAAGCAGTAATTCTGCATGTTATTTCTAACTAGTAAACAATATAGTCAATGCCATATATTTTGCATAGGTTGGCTTAAATCAATACAAACAGCTGTAGTTACACAAAACGGTATGCAGCAGTGCAATATAAAAAACGTTTTGCTTAAACAACTTAAAACATATTATGTGATTAATTCTTAAAGTAATTAAAAcactatttgagccgcaccatgagaaaaccaacatagtgcgtttgcgaccagcatggatccagactagcctgcgcatccacgcagtctggtcaggatccatgttgttcgctttcaaagccaattgcaattaggaaacccgttagcgaacagcatggagcctgaccagactgtgcggatgcgcaggctggtctggatccatgctggtcgcaaacgcactatgttggttttctcatggtgcttcTCATTTGTTGTCGCTGATTTATCAAACGACAACTTGAATGCATCAGTTACGTTTGGCattagtttttgtttctgttttaaatgtcTTATCTTTATTTTCTTGTCCTACTATATTCCTTAAAAGGGTTATTATTGATGGCAAAGTCGTTAATACGCGATATCTATGCTTATCTTTATGCGCTAATTCTGTATGTATTAGCCGGGCTGTCGCTTCATTCGGGTAATTTCAAGGCCGCATTTATAATCGACCACACTTCTTATCACAGGCTTAACTTGAACTTGAACGTACTCCCTGATTCAAAAGATGTCAAAACTGATGCATGAAAAATATACTGGCAGCGTAAGGCCAGTGAAGGTAGTTAATTTAAGGTTATTATTCAACTATAATCTTTAAGATTTTGCAAAAGTTGTGCAAGAACACTGCAATTCTAAATACAGTTTGCATTAATAAAATAAGTATCCAATATTATCAGTACATGGT encodes:
- the LOC128548755 gene encoding G-protein coupled receptor GRL101-like, whose amino-acid sequence is MSPDKAVTCVISTWLFSTSVAIFPVAYEGYFKNEFYSKSGVCIALPLTRDRPSGWAYSLTIFVCLNFVTFLLVAVGQLSIFIEIRKSAGIATSVESARKRDLKVARNLLLVVATDFLCWFPIGVLGMLALTGYVISGEVYAWAAVFILPVNSALNPILYTLSAIIGKKSFNPSTDEQSLTKISKETGENAIRCFTASRRLTAKKTLPKFQGINELEEEDMHMTVDAILAVAAKLAQTLDATHSNSLGIKCLDVTTVIVGIAKKKLTGAVKIKGEPFISYKPEDKTNNINQLGVLLRSLLAMRERKLLLK